Proteins co-encoded in one Deltaproteobacteria bacterium genomic window:
- a CDS encoding glycosyltransferase, with product MRTRIAWFSPLNTNPARPTNSVSAYVSDELLDYLSSSFDIDLFHDSFEKYKNYSTHHYLTAYRRHRTNPYDIFFYQVEDHPASDFTRFHVGLAPGITWFHDTFFLRDLPTPLHNSPWRQIIEKFNNSSLNWPERDSHYPRSLPFAIRECCQSFVNIFSSERYLDTYRIERGNTLKDVPHALAYYLPIPVDGSSLYSTRRQQYFMTKIAYCGLPNLEHRAHKLLSALSQLDNQCQLVWLLEESELSQARDLLKEFEISDVTFKTPRTPAHWKEIVETAEIAIHTLFSVYGHTEPYLSISLMAGVPSIVTNFANNELLPSGVVQKIYAGYGEAEEIANAIRKILDEPEKFRAVAKNYAREKSSSYCIAGELNDIFESTLFHIRKQRQRWTEFEHRAGESLIQECRSNYQHLLDACRTFANYSSPDWQLDCQSGYSDLGWT from the coding sequence ATGAGAACTAGAATAGCTTGGTTTTCTCCGCTAAACACCAATCCTGCACGTCCGACTAACAGCGTAAGTGCTTATGTTAGCGATGAGTTATTGGACTATTTAAGCAGCTCATTTGACATAGATTTGTTTCACGATTCATTTGAAAAGTACAAGAATTATTCAACGCATCACTATTTGACAGCTTATCGTAGGCACCGAACTAACCCCTATGACATTTTCTTTTACCAAGTAGAGGATCATCCCGCTTCAGATTTTACTAGGTTCCACGTTGGCCTTGCGCCTGGTATTACCTGGTTCCACGACACCTTTTTCTTGCGCGATTTACCAACCCCTCTTCACAATAGCCCCTGGCGACAAATCATAGAAAAGTTTAACAATTCTTCTCTGAACTGGCCTGAGCGAGATAGTCATTATCCGCGGAGCCTGCCATTTGCGATTAGGGAGTGTTGCCAAAGCTTTGTAAACATTTTTTCTAGCGAGCGATATTTAGATACCTATAGAATAGAAAGGGGAAATACTCTCAAAGATGTTCCACACGCATTGGCCTATTACTTGCCCATCCCCGTGGATGGCAGTTCGTTATACTCCACAAGGCGGCAGCAATACTTTATGACAAAGATAGCTTACTGCGGGCTTCCAAACCTAGAGCACAGGGCTCACAAATTGCTGTCTGCCCTCTCGCAGCTAGACAACCAATGTCAGCTTGTTTGGCTGCTGGAGGAAAGTGAGTTAAGCCAGGCAAGGGATTTACTTAAGGAATTTGAAATCTCAGATGTTACTTTTAAAACCCCTAGGACACCTGCTCACTGGAAGGAAATTGTAGAAACCGCTGAGATAGCGATTCATACTCTTTTTTCTGTTTATGGCCATACCGAACCATATCTTTCTATTAGCCTAATGGCTGGCGTGCCATCGATAGTAACTAACTTTGCTAATAATGAGCTATTGCCGAGCGGCGTTGTGCAAAAGATTTATGCCGGTTACGGCGAAGCCGAAGAAATAGCAAACGCTATTCGGAAAATCCTGGACGAGCCAGAAAAATTTCGAGCCGTCGCCAAAAACTACGCCCGGGAAAAGTCTTCTAGCTACTGTATTGCCGGGGAATTAAATGATATTTTCGAGAGCACTCTTTTTCATATACGCAAACAAAGACAGCGCTGGACCGAGTTTGAACATCGTGCCGGCGAATCCTTGATACAAGAGTGCCGCTCTAATTACCAGCATCTACTCGACGC